The following proteins are encoded in a genomic region of Candidatus Paceibacterota bacterium:
- the pth gene encoding aminoacyl-tRNA hydrolase — MDNQTWVIYGLGNKGTSYKNTYHNLGWLFLDSLAKTLALKEDWQFAYKKQFLLLRLEPENVGVNFPLILVKRNGYMNESGNSLKSLLNYLKTDLDHLMVVHDDTDLPLLDYKFSWDKDTAGHKGVISINQNLKTKAYWRLRLGSRPMDNNSKAMDFVLKKLSTKNLLEFQRAVPIVYGELLKKITDIKKAGR, encoded by the coding sequence ATGGATAATCAAACTTGGGTTATTTATGGTTTAGGCAACAAGGGCACTTCTTATAAAAATACTTACCATAATTTGGGCTGGTTATTTTTAGATTCTCTGGCCAAAACATTAGCATTAAAAGAAGATTGGCAATTCGCCTATAAAAAGCAGTTCCTGCTTTTGAGGTTGGAGCCAGAAAATGTCGGGGTAAATTTCCCTTTGATTTTAGTAAAAAGAAACGGCTATATGAACGAAAGCGGCAACTCGCTTAAATCACTGCTTAATTATCTCAAAACAGATCTAGACCATTTAATGGTTGTCCATGACGACACGGATTTACCATTACTAGATTATAAATTCTCTTGGGATAAGGATACTGCTGGGCATAAGGGAGTAATCTCCATCAATCAGAATTTAAAAACTAAGGCATATTGGCGTTTACGTTTGGGCTCACGCCCCATGGATAATAATAGCAAGGCCATGGATTTCGTCTTAAAAAAACTTAGTACCAAAAACTTGCTAGAGTTTCAGAGGGCAGTCCCCATAGTCTATGGCGAGCTACTGAAAAAAATTACAGATATCAAAAAAGCCGGTCGTTAA